The following DNA comes from Amycolatopsis albispora.
CGGCCCCGGCCGCGAGCGAGAGGCAGTCATGACCGACACCGACGAGATGTACGTGATTGTTCGCAACGACGAGGAGCAGTACTCGATCTGGCGGTCGGGTCGGCCGGTACCGGCCGGGTGGGAGCCGGTCGGCGAGCCGGCGTCCCGGGATGACTGTCT
Coding sequences within:
- a CDS encoding MbtH family protein translates to MTDTDEMYVIVRNDEEQYSIWRSGRPVPAGWEPVGEPASRDDCLARIGGLWTDMRPASLRAAMSASAEQQ